AATCTGTGGCTATTATAAAAGAAGACGGTTACAATGTGATTTGTAAATATGCGTTCATCAACACCGGCTCTGTCACAAAGAGGAAACCCATCACACTGTTCGAATCATAAAGTGGATGAAGTCGCTGTGTGTTGGCCTCAGCGAGGGcacgtctttgtctttttttaggCCGCGGTGACCACTCCGGGTGGAAACCACAGCTGAATAGAAGGAGACTGTGGTTCTGTCCCGATCTGCTCTCGGCTCCACTCGGGACACCACTGTTTCGAAACGCACGCCGAACAGACATAGACTTgcgaaagagacagaaaaaattgaaaaccccaaacaacaacaacaaaaacaagacttcACTTTTAAGGTCAtttttattgtccttttttggtacaaagaaattcacaaaaatattaagaaaactTTTCGCAGACACCACTGACGCCAAGTATAGAACATCACATGACCAGAACAGTgccacagaagaggaggagaggaatagTGACGATAGTAAACACTGTGCCAACTCTCGACCGTCCCGCCTCTTTCCAAAATCCACTTCAGCACCACCAGCATTGTGCTGgaaccagaaagaaaaaaagctctcCCTCTGCTCGAGACTTCACAGCTCCTTAAGGTGCtggcagtgagtgagtgtgtgtgatactgTCTGTGGTGCTTGTGAGCGAGGCATTGTTCATTTCTGGCTGGGGCGCGGCGACGCACGCGCAGCAGAAGCTAATGCCCGGCTGAAGAGTGACCTCGCAGTCCAGGTCAGAGTCCTGTCGATTGCCTCGCTGCCTCACGATTGACGTACTTCGCACTAGATTGTAGTgtaacggggaaaaaaacaaaaaacgactctgcctttttttttctccccctcttctacTAAATTGATTTTTTCGATTCTTGATTTtcacattctccttttttttcctcttttcttttaacagtaTATACAGAATTTTGGAGCAAACATCCGCTCCTaaagtataaaaatatacacaatgtTTACAAAATAACCTGCTTCTCGCTGTACATTTTCTCTATtgagtgagaaaaaacaaatcataataGGGAGCAGAATCCCAGACCACGTGGGAAACATTCTGCCCAAAAATAATCACAGGTAAACCCccctttgtttcccccccttgtGAGCTCCACCCTGGACAGCATCTAGGACGACACTGTGGTGAAGCACATCCATCTTTTTTACGTCAGGGCGACAAAACACATTCACCTCAGACCAACTCTGGTTATTTTACAtcttaaataaatacacagaagGATGAGAACAgctgagagaggaaaggaaTCAAAATTCCTAGCTCACTCTCTACAACCGAGTGTGCACGTCCTGCGGGATCCAAGGCATTTTAACATGTCGTCATACAAGGTGCCTGGTGTGCATTCATTCACTTCAGACTCGACCAAGAGTTCACTTGGTCCAAGTTTGACCTGCCgaacaaaaataaacctttatGTCCCAGCAGAGCCCATTGATACACCTTACACAATGTGTCAGGATGTTTCAGGCTTCAGTCCCGGAAGGTGCACGTTTTCTGCATATCAGCGTCTAAAAGGTTCACAACCTTTCAATCTTTGGCCACCTACTGAGTCATGTCAGACTCGGCCGACTGAGCCTTCGCCTCCACAGCGGCTGAGGACACTCTCGGCTCCTCTGCCGTCATGTCGTGGTTGCTGTCTTGCGTTTTGGtgtctttctcctccccctcgtcgTCTTCATCCTCTGCGTGAGTTTCGTCCATGGCCGTTTCGGAGAGATTCTTCTTGGCGCCCTCCTCCTGAGCCTTCAGCACACTGCACAGCTCCATCTCGTGGATCTCCACGTCGAACGGGGCGGCCGGTGGCACAGTGGGGGGGGACTTGCAGTCCGTGCAGCCCTGAAAACATAGAGGAATATTACTTCCTGTTTGCTATTTCAATGGATTTAATTTCGTTTGAACTTTTGTCATGGCTCAGGGTTGAGCTGCAGGGCTACTCACAGAGATGTTGATGGCTCGCGGCAGGCGTCCTGTGCGGATCCAGGGGTGAACCTGGCTCAGCTCCCTCTTCTGCTCCTCGGTGAAGCGTGGCTGGTGTTTCTGCATGCTCCTCAAGGCCTCGCGGTCCTCGCGCAGCACCGTCTCCATGTCCCTGTTACACGGGAACAAATATTCACTGTTAACTTGCTGTCCATCTTGGCCGTCAGCTCAATTCTGGTGCTAGTTCCAAAACCTTAATGCCAGTTTGCAGTACAATGCTTGTCAAATGTAGtcaagaggtaaaaaaaaaaagaccttcaTCTCACCTGACAGGCAGCTGATAGGTCATCATGACCTTGTCGTCGGTGTTGGCCATGAGTAGCCAGATTGGGTCCTGGAGGACACACTTGATGAACTGCTCCTCGCccccagtgctgctgctgccccctgctggctgttTGCGGGAGTGGTCGTTCTCTGATGAGTCGATGCTGCCAAAGTACTTGCTGGTGTGGCTGCCCTGACTGCTGCCTGCATGGACGAGGACGTTTAAAAAGTTGAGAATTCAGTGTGATTGGCTGTGGTTGGTACATATTCCAAAAGgcatcaaatattttaataaaaaatctgatcaaatgAAATACTGACTGGTGCCACTGGTGCAACCGTTTGAGCCGGAGCCGGAACCCGAGGACCTCGTTCCCGAGAAACCTGAACCAGAGCCAGCTGAGCCGGTGCCTGAGCGggagtcctcctgcagcagcaggtccagcagGTCGCTGGAGGTGGACATGGCGTCGTTGTTTGACTCGTTCGTTTCACCCTGATGAGAAAATGCACGGCGagcataaaaaacattaatttcccTGAGCGAAGGAAGATTCCCTAATAACAACACCGATGTGATCCTGAACATCTGTGTACTTACATTCTCGTTCTCCTTGGACGTATCATCAGAGCTCCTCTGAGTGGCGGAGCTCGGGCCCCCGGCTGCACTGCCCTGCACAGAAGGCGCGGCCTGCTGTGATGCCGCCAGCGCCGTGGCAACCTCTAGACGGTTACATGgcgtctcctccagctgcaacAAGTTGAGTGGGGAGGAGCATCGGGACTGGAAGAGGGGGGACTCTGCCCCCTCCCGGTCAGCGGGCATCTGGCTGTAAGAGTGTGGGGTGCTGCTACGAGACGGGGCGCAGTTGCCGGGAATGGGCATCGGGTGAGAGACAATAGAGGGGACGGCGGCCGGGATGGCGGCCGGGTGAATGGCTGCGTGAACAGCTGGGGTAGCACCGGGGTACGCAAAGTTCGGGTTGTAGAAGTGTCCAGGGGTGGCACCCGGCTGAGGGAGGGGTGCTCCCATCTGGGGGAACATGTATGGGGGCAGAACGAGGGCCATCATGGGAGGAACCATCTGGGTAGGGGGGATTGGTAAGGGCTGCGCGAGCGGTGGGTAAACGGGGTAGAGTGGAAGCATACCGGGAGCGAAAGGGGCGGCGGGCATGCTGGCCTGAGAGTGAACGGAGGGCCAGGATGAGGAGTTTGTCGGGGGTGCCAGAGGCATGTTGAGGGGCATTGGGGCGGTGCTGGTCCTGAGGTCTTGGCGGCTCCCGTTCATTCCCAGGGAGCTGTGTTGGTCTGAAGACTCCTGGTGCTTGAGTCTCTTTCCTCCACGGCCCCGCCTGTGACCATTGCTGCTTCCTGCAGCGGGGTAGTCACGGGAACAGCGAACTCCTGGAAAAAGGGGTCAGacattaaagcaaaaacaataaattccACTGAACTGCTCACAGTTcacacaacagagtgggccagctggccaatcgaAGCAGACTAGGTTTATTAGGAGTTGCTGCAGGAATtaacagtctgaggaaactaatgcgtttactgaacattagagcatgtaaaccttttcaagtaattaaaatcatgaacctgaatatgagcataatatgtcttcTTTATGTTgtagctgagtgtgtgtgttagtgcagcGTGCCCGTACCTCGTGACAGAGGGTTGGCAGTTGGGGTGTTGCATCGCACGGTCGAAGACGCCGTCTGATCGAACACACGCAGCTTGCTGAGGTCCTTGAAGTGGTCAAGGAacgcctgctcctcctgctgggTGTGGGCGGAGAGCACCTCTTTGGTCAGACCCAGCCGACCTCCTCCGACACTTCCGCACCTCCTGCTGTCCCTTTCCGGCTGAGTGGCTTGTGGGAagggaggcaggggaggggttggtgggggaggaggaggcggcggcgctgTGGCAGCAGTAGTCAGAGGAGCGGCCAGAGTGTGAGTTGTAGGAGCGTCTTCCATGACGATGTCTATAACAAAGAAGGAGCAGCATGTGGTGGGGGTCACGTGTTAGACGTTCTGTTACttttagaaggaaaaaacatCTAACAACTGAAAAGTAGAATTCACAAGCAAATACATTCGATATTCTCATCAGTTTTGTAGAGATGTAGACAGTAGATAAACAGTCCTGAGTTAATTTGATGACTCTTTACACTTATCTACTTGCATCTGCTGTTTCACTTAATTTTTGCATTTAACACGATCCAGCAAAAAGCTACATAGtcttgtttaaaaaagacaaaacccaCTTCCTGGGATAAACAAAAAATTCCAGTCTGCAGATTCATCACGAGGTGACAGGATCATTCTAAAGACTGAAATGATAAACGCACGTAATGTCAGGCTAATTGCAAAATAAGCAAAGGATggtaaaataagaaaaacagtaTCAGAGTATGTGGGAGTTTAACATTATTGTCTCAATGCAAACCCTAAACCTGGAAGCATGACAAAAGGCATTTGAATTCAGCTGAAGACGCATGCAAAGCACCTGATACAAACCTGCTGCATTGAAAACTATATAGTGTACAGAAGAGTGTGATGATGCCCACCTGACTCGGGAGGCTTCTTGTCTCCCACATGCACGATGGTGCTGCTGAAGCTACACTGGGACGTGACTGAGGCTACACTCTCTGCCTTTGTGGCCATGGTCAAGGGGGGCAGAGTAGGTGGTTCACCTACGAGGCTAACTGAACCACCTGCAGAAAACAGAACACCGAGAAGAATTAGTTAATGTGTGCTGGGCTGACACAGGAACAAGCCTGCCGACCAGCAGTTAAAAAGAAATCGAAGGCTGCGCGAGCTTCCGAGTTCCAACAGACAGAAAATCTGATCAGATCATATTTGAAGTGAAATCAGTCTTTTTGAATacgcaaacaaaacatgaaatgtgatCAAGCATAGAGCATCAATGAGGCTTTGAAGAAACTGCATTGAAGTTGTAGAGCAAcagcaacataaaaaataagagAGCAAATCAAGAAAAAGTCCTGGCGTGGAGAACATGTTGGAGACTAGctctacatgtacagtattgtaGGTTGTTTTTCTCCACCCAGATGAACTGTATTACTGTTTACTACATAATTACCTACACAACAAGCAGCACTGCCTCACTGTTATTAAGAAAACTTACCTCTGCTATTATTGATggtctcctgctgtttgtcgtCATCAGACGTGGAGGAGGTCGTGTAGGAGCCACACTTCCTTTTCACCGTGTTGGGAATGTTGCAACCCTCCAAGTACCTGCACAGAAGCAACGTTGATGTTGGATTAGTGACGGCAATACACACGAAAATGTGCTGCGACAGGccttgcatacacacacacacacacacacacacacacactgtaaacacacaccgTATGATGCTGTCCAGACAGTTGATCTGCTGGTAGGAGTAGCCGGGCGGCGGCTCCTTCTGTACAAGAGGAGCAGGGACCAAAGCTTTAAGCGGTTTGGTCAAGTCTGCTATCAAACCTCTGATTGGGTCACTGCTGATCGCTCTGATGCTTGTTGTGCctgaatgaagaggagagaagaatgaGAAATTAAAACTTGATCCGATTACACATTAATAACTAGGGGTTAATATTATACTTTAATTCCCAGTAACAGGcaggttttgtttattttaacattttgtatatttctgtccttttttttttaactttacctGCGCTGATGTTTTTTCTGGGCACCGGACGGTTGCGGGACTCGATGAAAACCTGCTGCCCGTTCGTCTTGACCATGTGAACGTCTTTGCAGATCTGCTGGAACGTCatctaggaaaaaaaaatcacaagcaTCAGACTCAGTTTCCTTCGACACCGTGTGTGTATTAATCTACAAGTCTTGCATCTCCGCTGTATGTTTCTGTTATATGTTGTTGCCCAGACTCACGGGTTTGTGTAAAGCGACGGCGGCAGTGGCAGCCACGTCCATGGCGGGGCCGTTGCTGTCGCTGGACGAGCCGGCCGATGCACTAAGGTGCTGTTGGTGAGACCGGCGGGAGCCCCGCGACCCACTGGACCCAAGGGAGCAGTATCCCTGGGAGCTGCCGCTGTGCACTGGCTGCACCAGGACCCGGTGGATCCGCTCGCTCAGCTGGACGATGTCGGGCGTGGTGACGCGGTCCTCGCAGCCTTGCGGCATAGTGAACACGTCTTCATTCAGAGGGCTCCTGGAAAAAGGCACAATATCCTTTCATTAGTTAAAAAACAGTTccttctatttattttaatttcaaactcTTTCTGGTAAATTCTCAAGCAGCATTTGTGAAATAGCAAACGTACGTTCTGACTTTGTGGCGCCCTACGATGAAGGCCACCTTGCGGCTCCAGGGGTTGACAAAGGACGACCAGCTGGTGTCAATGGTCAGATACTCCCCGCTGCGGGCACACATCCTCATGGGGGAATAGTCAAACGGCTGCCCGGCAGACTGAAAGACTGAAGAGAGACAACACAGCAGACAATGTATGAGAACGCTGAGATGGAATTAAGACATTTATATGCTAAGTTATCAGAGATTTCTTACTAAAATAAATGCTATAATTCCCATAGATTACCACGGGGAGATATGGAGTTCACGATAGTCtgacaaaatgtaaatactgcACTCGTTTTCCAGGACATGATGTTAATGTAAAGACTCACTCTTCTCATGTATGGCCACCATCATGGGCCTGTCCTCGGGGTGGATGTAGAGCAGGGTGGGGGTTCCCACCAAGTCCTGAGGCAGGTAGCCCAACAATGGCACCGCCCtgaaaacataacaaacatATTATCACAGTGATAATACATCTGTTACTTCTCTACAACTTGAAATATATTACAACTAAATAATCACAGAAAGTTGGGCAACTGACCTCTCATCCACCTCCTGGAAGAGGCAGCTGGGAGTGTGACTGGTGGTGAAGATCCTCTTGTCTGCTGGGATACGAGGAGCTGGAGGGCAAAGAGGACACGCATAAGAGATTCgttcaaaaaccttttttttgtcaaaacataaaatcaaaacactggCAAGGTTACTCTGACATAACATTATCAATGCTGCACAGACTCAATAAAAACATATGACAAGCTCTGCTCATTGTTATCACTTGtatcaatattatttattttccctgtgCTGCTCAGTTTAAGACAAGATTCCACTCAATGGCTTTTTCCTTTGCATAATTTTGGACTGCGCAGGAACAATGACCATTCACATTCTTTTGCAGATCACTCCGATAAAGTCGGACTGTATGATTTCAATTTGAGGCGCGTACCCTCATATCCAGAGTGGACCCTCTCTGCGATGAGCAGGCAGCAGGGCTGTGGCTCTGCGGCATCAAAGTCCCTAAGAGTGAGCTGGTATGGCGTGAGGCGGAATGGGTAGTAGCGCATCTCGCCACCGTGTGCCCGGTCAGCTCGGATCCGACAGAACATGGACTTCTCTTGAGTGCAATCGActggaggaggtgctggaaggagagagaatgaaaagaggTCAGTAAATGACATTCAGTTAGGTTCTAGAAAAATTGTCCTGCCATAGATTGTTTCCTCTTGGGATTTCACTTTCCCCCCCTCGCCAAACCTCcccattgtttttaaaaccctTCCCCAATTTCACTTTGTGTCAGCTCACCAGATCCGATGCAGGAGGCCCAGGAAGGAAGGCGGCAGGGTGCTGTGCCGCTGTAGAAAGTACTGACATCCTGCGGGGCCAAAAGCTCCGAAAACATAATCCCCTGGAGAAACTCGGGCTTACAGCGCAGCAGGGACGAGCCCTGGGGTGATACGTACACGACCTTCCCTGTCAAGAAAGACACGGCCATGGTGAACGTGtcctgggagagaaaaaagaagaaaagaatcttAGTGGCGTTCAAGACCATTTTACCAAAGAAAAGTTGCTTGACGTGCAGTAACATTTCATACATGCGGGGTAGAAAAACTTGACGGGAAATAAACTTACAGTGTTTTTGAGGGTGTACTCCGAGGTGATGTTATCAAGCTCCTCGATTGTGAAGGCTGACAGGTCCAGACTGCAGCCGTGACACTCCTCCACACTCCACTGGTGGTAGTACTCCCGGTTAGCTGCAAAGGTTAAAAGTCTCTCTGTCAGGGTGCGAATACAAGTAAAACACCGGATCATATATAACCAAAATGTCAGGGGATTAAAATCCATCACttaacagaaacacacgcactgCCACTCGAGAAACGGACC
This region of Scophthalmus maximus strain ysfricsl-2021 chromosome 12, ASM2237912v1, whole genome shotgun sequence genomic DNA includes:
- the per1b gene encoding period circadian protein homolog 1b isoform X2; the encoded protein is MSYDNSKSMPSSSSTRGRVSRADGNDNDQEAESEGLNSPETIGSHSSANVATLEQGRGAGGDSSPSGGSGSGGSSRDQRGPNSDDMDGLSSGNDSGERESERGNGSRGRQSIRSSHSSSNGKDSGMMLETTESNKSSNSQSLSPPSSSVAYSLMSTNLEHDPPSTSGCSSNQSARIQTQKELMKAIKELKLRLPSERKAKGHSSTLNALKYALQCVRQVRANREYYHQWSVEECHGCSLDLSAFTIEELDNITSEYTLKNTDTFTMAVSFLTGKVVYVSPQGSSLLRCKPEFLQGIMFSELLAPQDVSTFYSGTAPCRLPSWASCIGSAPPPVDCTQEKSMFCRIRADRAHGGEMRYYPFRLTPYQLTLRDFDAAEPQPCCLLIAERVHSGYEAPRIPADKRIFTTSHTPSCLFQEVDERAVPLLGYLPQDLVGTPTLLYIHPEDRPMMVAIHEKIFQSAGQPFDYSPMRMCARSGEYLTIDTSWSSFVNPWSRKVAFIVGRHKVRTSPLNEDVFTMPQGCEDRVTTPDIVQLSERIHRVLVQPVHSGSSQGYCSLGSSGSRGSRRSHQQHLSASAGSSSDSNGPAMDVAATAAVALHKPMTFQQICKDVHMVKTNGQQVFIESRNRPVPRKNISAGTTSIRAISSDPIRGLIADLTKPLKALVPAPLVQKEPPPGYSYQQINCLDSIIRYLEGCNIPNTVKRKCGSYTTSSTSDDDKQQETINNSRDIVMEDAPTTHTLAAPLTTAATAPPPPPPPPTPPLPPFPQATQPERDSRRCGSVGGGRLGLTKEVLSAHTQQEEQAFLDHFKDLSKLRVFDQTASSTVRCNTPTANPLSRGVRCSRDYPAAGSSNGHRRGRGGKRLKHQESSDQHSSLGMNGSRQDLRTSTAPMPLNMPLAPPTNSSSWPSVHSQASMPAAPFAPGMLPLYPVYPPLAQPLPIPPTQMVPPMMALVLPPYMFPQMGAPLPQPGATPGHFYNPNFAYPGATPAVHAAIHPAAIPAAVPSIVSHPMPIPGNCAPSRSSTPHSYSQMPADREGAESPLFQSRCSSPLNLLQLEETPCNRLEVATALAASQQAAPSVQGSAAGGPSSATQRSSDDTSKENENGETNESNNDAMSTSSDLLDLLLQEDSRSGTGSAGSGSGFSGTRSSGSGSGSNGCTSGTSSSQGSHTSKYFGSIDSSENDHSRKQPAGGSSSTGGEEQFIKCVLQDPIWLLMANTDDKVMMTYQLPVRDMETVLREDREALRSMQKHQPRFTEEQKRELSQVHPWIRTGRLPRAINISGCTDCKSPPTVPPAAPFDVEIHEMELCSVLKAQEEGAKKNLSETAMDETHAEDEDDEGEEKDTKTQDSNHDMTAEEPRVSSAAVEAKAQSAESDMTQ
- the per1b gene encoding period circadian protein homolog 1b isoform X1 encodes the protein MSYDNSKSMPSSSSTRGRVSRADGNDNDQEAESEGLNSPETIGSHSSANVATLEQGRGAGGDSSPSGGSGSGGSSRDQRGPNSDDMDGLSSGNDSGERESERGNGSRGRQSIRSSHSSSNGKDSGMMLETTESNKSSNSQSLSPPSSSVAYSLMSTNLEHDPPSTSGCSSNQSARIQTQKELMKAIKELKLRLPSERKAKGHSSTLNALKYALQCVRQVRANREYYHQWSVEECHGCSLDLSAFTIEELDNITSEYTLKNTDTFTMAVSFLTGKVVYVSPQGSSLLRCKPEFLQGIMFSELLAPQDVSTFYSGTAPCRLPSWASCIGSAPPPVDCTQEKSMFCRIRADRAHGGEMRYYPFRLTPYQLTLRDFDAAEPQPCCLLIAERVHSGYEAPRIPADKRIFTTSHTPSCLFQEVDERAVPLLGYLPQDLVGTPTLLYIHPEDRPMMVAIHEKIFQSAGQPFDYSPMRMCARSGEYLTIDTSWSSFVNPWSRKVAFIVGRHKVRTSPLNEDVFTMPQGCEDRVTTPDIVQLSERIHRVLVQPVHSGSSQGYCSLGSSGSRGSRRSHQQHLSASAGSSSDSNGPAMDVAATAAVALHKPMTFQQICKDVHMVKTNGQQVFIESRNRPVPRKNISAGTTSIRAISSDPIRGLIADLTKPLKALVPAPLVQKEPPPGYSYQQINCLDSIIRYLEGCNIPNTVKRKCGSYTTSSTSDDDKQQETINNSRGGSVSLVGEPPTLPPLTMATKAESVASVTSQCSFSSTIVHVGDKKPPESDIVMEDAPTTHTLAAPLTTAATAPPPPPPPPTPPLPPFPQATQPERDSRRCGSVGGGRLGLTKEVLSAHTQQEEQAFLDHFKDLSKLRVFDQTASSTVRCNTPTANPLSRGVRCSRDYPAAGSSNGHRRGRGGKRLKHQESSDQHSSLGMNGSRQDLRTSTAPMPLNMPLAPPTNSSSWPSVHSQASMPAAPFAPGMLPLYPVYPPLAQPLPIPPTQMVPPMMALVLPPYMFPQMGAPLPQPGATPGHFYNPNFAYPGATPAVHAAIHPAAIPAAVPSIVSHPMPIPGNCAPSRSSTPHSYSQMPADREGAESPLFQSRCSSPLNLLQLEETPCNRLEVATALAASQQAAPSVQGSAAGGPSSATQRSSDDTSKENENGETNESNNDAMSTSSDLLDLLLQEDSRSGTGSAGSGSGFSGTRSSGSGSGSNGCTSGTSSSQGSHTSKYFGSIDSSENDHSRKQPAGGSSSTGGEEQFIKCVLQDPIWLLMANTDDKVMMTYQLPVRDMETVLREDREALRSMQKHQPRFTEEQKRELSQVHPWIRTGRLPRAINISGCTDCKSPPTVPPAAPFDVEIHEMELCSVLKAQEEGAKKNLSETAMDETHAEDEDDEGEEKDTKTQDSNHDMTAEEPRVSSAAVEAKAQSAESDMTQ